The following DNA comes from Anopheles coustani chromosome 2, idAnoCousDA_361_x.2, whole genome shotgun sequence.
TTGCCTTAAGCTTCTCGTTCTGACCGCGACGCAGGGTGCTGCCGCCACTGGTCGATTCTCTTCGGCTACCCCCGTTAGGGTCATTCTCCGGAACCTTAGCACGGGGTCGTCGAAGGGCAGCCATATCCTCTTCCTCTACTCCCTGTCGTTCGACACCAAGCTCGTCGGTGAAAAAGTCGCCCCGCTCGCCTAAATCCTTCGAGTAGCCCTGCTTTTGAAGATTTTCGTAGACGAAATTCCATGAATCGTAGCACCCAATGCCGTCCTGATTCTTGCGACGATTCACACTGCTCGGTTCAtgctgcaactgctgttgctgttgctcgtCCTCGTAGCTATCAAAGTCCGACTGGCGAGAATTGCGCGATGTCTGATGGTGCaagtggtggtgatgatgatgatgatgatgaccgcTGTACTCCTTCTGGTTGTTTCGCTCGACCAATGCTTCCGGAAGCATGTCACTCTCGTAGTCAATCAGTAACTCCGCGTTTTTGTGGTACCGATCAAGCTTTTTGCCACCACCGCCGACCGATTTCTGCTCGCTGCCATATCGTAAACCGGTTCCTGAAGACGACTGCGGTACGTCGTAGTCAttgtagatttttttcttactACTCAAAATTGACGCTCCCGGTTGGGGTGCGCTCGGATAGGCCGTTTGGGTGGCCATCGACGACGAACTAGTATCATAGCTCGATGAGCCAAGATGTTGCTTAGTACCAGACGGCACCTTCGATGGATCCGGCATGTAGTAAGATGGGTGCATTTGTTCATGGTAGGCAGAAAACAGAGGGTGTCCCACGAACGAACCTCCATTCAAAGCCGCATGTCGGTAGCAACCACCGCCTTCCATAAGGTTGCCGTTCTGCTTCATTTCCGCACCGCCAACTCCGTTCATCATGCCATACATCGCGTCGGCCACCGACCCCGCCGCCATCGTCGGGAAATTCGACATCGGATTATAGCGACCATTGGTGCCTGGAACGTTATTATAAGGGTGGAGATTGTTAACGAaaactccaccaccaccgggtcCACCGCCTcgtcctccacctcctcctccaacAGCACACATTTCATTAAGAGTTTCCTCGTATGGTGCTACCGGTGCAAAGTGACCGCCGTACATCGTATTTGGCGTAAAATGGTACGGTTGGTCGATCGAATGTCTTTGCATGCACCCTACGTTCATGCCGTACATTGgggttgcagcagcagcagcagatgcgGTAGAAGCGGAACTTGCATCCTGATAGTGATCGAGCGACTTCGAATGAGGCATTGTTCCGAGGTTAGGCGCTACTGACGTACCGTGGCCACCTGAGCTCGTCGATTGGAAACTACTGGGATgaaggtgatgatgatggtggtgatgcggGACATGTTGCGATTGATGTTGAGAATGATACAGTCCACCGTATGCATTTGTTGGCACttgttggtgctgctgttgttgatgatgatgtagttgttgttgctgttgctgctggtgctggtgctgttgttgttgttgttgttgttgttgttgttgttgttgttgttgttgttgctgttgctgctgctgctgctgctgctgttgctgatgatgttgatgctgctgaCTATGAATACTACAGGGTGCGGCAACAGCACTATTATACAGCTGACTACTACCAACTGCAACAccatttccaccaccaccaccaccaccaccaccaccacagtaAGGCGcgggtggcggcggtggtggtaccTGTTGCTGCAGTAGGCTTTGCATATGGAACTGATACGAATTGCATGAACCGCAGGCGCTACTACTAGCAGGCGCTAAAGGAGGCGCACTATGActgttattatttatattattgcCGTACAACGTCGTGTCTGGTTTGGGAAGAGAAGATTAGAACGAAAGAGAGTAAAACAATAGAGTGAGGCCCATATCGGtcgcgaaacgaaaaacaacccgaTTCTGGAATATCCCAATTGTTAGAAGATCAGCACAACAATAAAGAATCATAAACACACGGGATCGTACTCTGTAACACGTGTTTGTTTTAGAATGCAGATTTAGGGAGTTGGAGGGTGGAAGGATGGTCGGTATTGTTTGACAGACCCACGGCCATATGAACCAGCAGGACATATCGGCAACAAGATACACTTCAGGATGGGAAAAATACATACAGGATGGATTATGCAAGAGGATATTTATTCGTATGTTGAAAATTTTTATCACGTCTATTGGATTTCTGATCAAGTCATGTGCTCATAGATGCTCACAAAAGTCGCTAGAATCTTGTCAGTAATAACGAAACATGCAAGTGTGTAAAAGAAGTAGAAATGATACAACTCAACAATAGAATCATCACTTATGTGAATTGGAATCGAAACATTTCTCTAACGTAAAGAGATATTCCTGGTTTAGCCATGACGCCTATCATTCTTACTTTCCTATCCCTACTTTAAATAACGACCATAAATAACGAGTATATTATTGCAGATTTAATCCAATATTAGCGAGACAATAATTTCGAATTTCAGAATTGATAACGATGCTACATTTGATTGGATTCGATAACACTTAACTATTGTAAAAGTGACTGATTGTTTTCCATGAAATTCCATGtacatattaaataaaaatatactaaaTACTATCTCAGTAAAGCAGATTACAATCAAACCTTTGTTTAGTCATTTCGTAAGAGATAAAGGTTTCAGTGTACGAAATCTAGCTGCACGAATTTGATATTTCTAAAATATTTCCTATTGTCACCTAATGATTCTACTAGCTTATACATTTTTCAACTGGTTAATTTGATATATTATCGTGGATTACACAAGCAAATTGACCATCATTCGGTTCTAGAccaaaaactatacaaaaatgtaaaaaaatagtGTGACAATTATTTGAGCCATTTTCTCAGGGGCTGAAGGGGTTAAGCActgactgtgaaggggttaagtACTGTTTCGCAAAGACACGAAATTGCAAGTAATGGAATGTGTTTCAAGCTCTACCTCAGTGGAATTGTCGACGATGTTTATGAAGCTTTGAAAAACTCGATTTATACCCGTATGCATCCGACTTATAAATGAATCCACCATAAATATGAataaagtaatgaaaaaacGTAAATATTTAAGCATAAGGCAGCAAGCGTACGATTAACTCGTTCGGGTATTTATGAATTAGGATAAAGGagtacaaaaatataaacatgCCTTCACTATCATGCGAATGTATAATTGATGTTAGTGGTTCAGAAACTACAAGTGaagaaagaaatattaatGTACGACGGTACGCTGAAATATACCTTTCAATTTAGCTTGGTGGAGTTTATTGTGATGTTTTTCCTGTATTAGTTGCGCCATCTGCTTAACAGTTTGCATAACATCAGCTAAAATGAAAGATGAAGAgcattaaaaaacacaaaatatctTTCAACGAAACCAAACTTTAGTTACCGGCATGAAAGCTCCGGAAGTTATAAATATCAATCCAGTCAACCGATAATCGCAATGCCGTAAATTCGTTATAGATCCGTTTCATCATCtgtggaaagtgaaaagatAGTGCAATCGTGTATACAGATCTGCATTATTTAAACATCACATGTAATAACCATTTAGTTACCTGGCATTCAACGTACGCCGTGATAGCATCGCGCGCAACATTCATCACCTGATCCGGACAAATGGGTCCTTCGAGAACGAGGGTTCGATTTGTCATCAGCTGGTAGCCCATGGCTTGGAACAGTTTCTCCGCGTTCAACAGGTTAGAAGCAATTTCGTGTTGATAGAAGCCGGAATACATCTGTTTCGAGAGCCCCATATAAGGACGAAGGATATGAAAAAGTTGTTCCGAAGAAACATATTATGATGACATTGTCTTACTTTTATCACTTTATATTCTTTCCGCCATGGTTTCACAAACAGATTGTTTGCGTACTGGCTGACGGCCTCGAATCCGATCGATGCTTTGTAGGCGGTAAACCCATCCAAACAGGCTACGGAACTAAAACGAcgtagaaaaatatgtttcaaaaagGTTGAACTAAGTATGAGAACCCTTTCCAAAATTTACCTGTCAAAGACATATTTCGTGTCATTTAGAAAGAATTTCTCTTTTGGAGACACCTTGCCAAGACGATTTTCTATCAATTCTGAAATAGAAGCAGAGTAGTAGTTTTGCAGTAACATACATGGTTCTATAACCACTACAATGTGTCGCACAGTTGATTGAATGCTAATAATGAGGTAAAAAGGAATGAATcacatacaatttttttatatgccGAGCTGCATTTCGAGAGAGTGGACACAGTAGATAACTCATCTAATCTCGTACCTTCAACCATTAGTtcttaaagaaaatttaactaAAGCGGTTTGACTTATAATTTGAATTCCGGTGGTTAATTCTGCCTCACCCACTTTTAATCaattaattcaaaacaaatttaatgttCCTAGTCCTGGTAATACTATCgaacaaacaattttcctcCAGTAAGTGAGATGTATTAACAGCACTTACAACGATTTATAATGAgacttttttcaaattaataattATCCGTCGTAAGCCGTGTTAGTATGTCCATCGTAGCTACATTATAAATACGGGTTTCGCGTAGCCAAAGGGTTTAAAGTAAGGTATGTTACAAAACAGGTTTCCTTAAATATTCCCGCATCAGAGAAGACTGTGCGGCACTGAGTCATCGTTATAGTGCACCACGTTCTTACCTTCTAGGTCACGCCGCAGTTGAATTTTTTGCATCGATTCTTCCGACTCGAGGTATTTCCAGTGATTCTCTAGTATCTGTTCCCAGAGCTCATCGTGTATTTTATTCGTAGTATAAGCCATCCTCCGTGTTGGTGGAGCTCGTGCAAATGCCAAACGAAGAATACTGGGCTCTGTTCTCTTGCTGTTTTATCGGCTTAGCAAAGTAGGAAGCAGTGGAAGGTTCCCTTTAGGTTATATTCTGCTGCACTTCCCTATAGTACGATCAGGTCGAACAGCTTACATCAAATTACATTGTTTCGTTCCAGCTATCtgagtttgatttttgtcaCTAATTCGCTTCGTGCCACTTCCGTAACGAAAACGGTCGGGTTTTCTATTCTGCTCTCCAAGGTGTCTGTGGTTTTATAAATCAGGACAAACTAAAAATTGATCCACCTTGCCAAACTGCGGCACAACGACACACACCTCGATATAAATATAGTCAACGGGCAGCAGTAGCGCACACGAGaaccacacaaaaaaaatgccGAATTTCTATTAAAAGATCTGCATAGCTAGCTCCGTTCGTCATTATCCTTCAGCAGGCATTTGCGCTTACTTTCCTCGGGAAAGATGATGTGTCAGgtgctttgttgttgtttctgctGATGACTAGATTCACCAGATTGCTTTGGCCATTTTCACTGATGCatcaatttcttagattgCACATTTTACACCGTACATCTAATCTGATAAGCGAACCAGCTGAGCCGCTGTTGAATTTTTCGCCCACTGTAAAACAGATAGCACAAATCTATATTCAACTGTAGGATTGGGCCAAGAGCAAGAAAACTAGCAATAAGAAACGACTGGTCACTTCCGTCAACAGTACAGGTTTCGGTGGTATTGAATGACTTTAATATTATCATGGCACATAATAATACAAACGACGCAAAATTTCCAGCTTTATCTTTATATCACAATGATATCAAATGAAAGATTGCTTTCCTTCACCAGTTGTCCGGAACTATGTTTTCCTCCCTGATAGACAGCTATTTCCGAAAAACCCGTTTTGAAATCCACACAATCGATGGAGTTTCTAGGCTGACCAACATTTAACGGGTTAGGATGCTATGGCTACACCGTCAAAAATGTACAATCACCGATTTAATAGCGCACTGCACAATTTTCAAATCCCGATGTTATGTTCGCTGTTGCAAGGAATAtttcttcagtttttttttcattctgtcactttttttctctttggcTGTCAATGGACTCAAGAACAACATAACAAACACTGAAAATTTTGCTATAATTTCAACGAAACAATATTCACATCATGAAACAATAAGAGACTTTGGAAAAAGGCTAGATATTATAGATACGTCGTCGTACTCAGCAGAAGCCGATTCCTAATTAAAGACACAATAATAGCAATAAcataaaatcatttggttaaaaaaattggtcaaaaattatttcaatttctcGTACAAGTCGGTGTGTACGAGACGATAGTATTTGTGAGATAATATATAATGGAAATCtaacaaaaattaaagcaGCTTCTCAATATTGGACACCTTTCCAAAGAATAAATTAATCTGTTTATGGTATTTCCTATGTTAAACTGCTATTTCAAATAAAGTGTGCGTTTTTCAGGCGTTCGCGAAGAGGAAAAACGTATGTCACATCCAAATATGCGTTCGACTGGAGGTACCGAACATCCGGCATTCTGACATTTGACAGTGaatcatttaaaattgaacTAAATCGAGGAACTGAGTGCACAGTTGAAAAGTTGTCAAACCATTTAGTCAGTCggttttgaaattattttgctaAGTTCGCTAAAACACTATGTTTGGGACTTTCTATTTGAGGCATTTGTTAAATGATATGAATAAacagaatttatttttttgagaGAGATGTGTTTAAAAGACTTCACCGAATAAATAGACTTGTCAAACTTATATTTTTGTAAGGAATTGCCTTGATGGAACGGTTTGAAGAACTGTTCCCAACCAAACTGAACCCATGGGTTCGCTCGGTGTTGCAAACCCTCGTCATTATTCGTACGATACTCCTCCGACCCTTACTAAGCGCAGTCCGTGCGAAGAAGTGAAGGAACGATTATCCAACGACATCCGTGGTACTTTAGGCCCGCAAGAATCATTTAACACCCAGCAGCTGCAAACAAAATAAGATGTCGATGATTTCTGCCCGTTTGGCGGCTTCGGTGGCCCGCAGCCTGCCCAGAACCGCTAGCCAGGTGAGCAAAATTATTCACCAAAAATTTCCACAGCAGAATTTGCCGACCGACCTCCCCCATCTTTGCCCGAATACGAGCCGCACGGCAAATTGTCCTTATCGATTGGCgagtgtttgaaaaatggtgaCATAACTAGGCGGCTTGACTTTTTGGGGCGATTTCTTCCAATAATCAACAGTGCTAGTGCCAGTGGAACGGTTTTGGACGCAGAGGAAAACACCAGCCCGTTATGCAATCTAGAAGATTTTCACCAAAGCCGGGTTCAGCTTTCGTTCACGTAGTGACGGCGCGACGTTATGTAACCTGCAGTAATGCTGATCGTGAAAAGTTCTGGTGAATCGTGCTTGTGAACGCAATGGATAGGCTACCGGATAACAAAATGTACAgataaaaatatggaaaaataCTGTCCTACAAATGACCGAAAATTCCCGTGATCATCTGGAAGATGTCATCCATCTTCCGGGGGAATTCATGATGGCGGATGCCCATTTcgataaagagaatgagaaggATAGAGCTAACCAAGTTTTCTTTCACctacaaaagaaaatggattGAAATGGTGCCGAGATTTCGACTTGTTTTAGCATTGTGGATGCATTccatcgtttttttattttataataatttgaGTCCACCGACCAAAACCTCATCCCATAATTGTTATgtaacctttttttgttttctaaagtACCGCTAAGGAATCATGAAAATTCTTATTTACATCATGTGGTTTTCTTTCACCGCTAGGTCGCCAAGATTGCCGTTCCGGCAGTTTCAGTCGCTGCTCGCAACTTGCACGTCTCCACTGCCAAACGTGGCGCCGAAATCTCGTCCATCCTCGAGGAGCGCATCCTCGGCTCGGCCCCTAAGGCCGACCTGGAGGAGACCGGCCGAGTGCTGAGCATCGGTGACGGTATCGCCCGTGTGTACGGTTTGAAGAACATCCAGGCCGATGAGATGGTGGAGTTCTCCTCCGGCCTTAAGGTGAGCATATTGGCAGCGACTTTGTGATGCTGGATGATTTTTTAACGTTACACAACCCTTTCTCCCATTTCCCTGTTGCGGTTTTCTTCCTCTACTAGGGCATGGCCCTTAACTTGGAGCCGGACAACGTCGGTGTTGTCGTGTTCGGTAACGACAAGCTGATCAAGGAGGGCGATATTGTCAAGCGTACCGGTGCCATCGTGGACGTGCCGGTCGGTGACGAGATCCTCGGTCGCGTCGTTGATGCCCTCGGTAACGCCATCGACGGCAAGGGCGAAATCAAGACTGGCCAGCGCTTCCGTGTCGGTATCAAGGCCCCGGGTATCATCCCGCGTGTGTCTGTGCGCGAACCCATGCAGACCGGTATTAAGGCCGTCGACTCGCTGGTCCCGATCGGTCGTGGACAGCGTGAGCTGATCATTGGCGATCGTCAGACTGGGTAAGGTTATAGGTTGCATGTTTTAACAACTGCTGTTATTGACGATTGTACTAAATCCTTGCAGTAAGACCGCTCTGGCCATCGATACCATTATCAACCAGAAGCGTTTCAACGACGGACAGGATGAGTCGAAGAAGCTGTACTGTATCTACGTTGCCATCGGTCAGAAGCGTTCCACCGTCGCCCAGATCGTAAAGCGTCTGACTGACTCCGGTGCGATGGGCTACACCATCATCGTGTCTGCCACCGCCTCGGACGCCGCCCCGCTGCAGTATCTGGCCCCGTACTCCGGTTGCGCCATGGGCGAGTACTTCCGTGACAACGGTAAGCACGCGCTGATCATCTACGACGATCTGTCCAAGCAGGCCGTGGCCTACCGTCAGAtgtcgctgctgctgcgtcgTCCTCCGGGTCGTGAGGCCTACCCCGGTGATGTGTTCTATCTGCACTCGCGTCTGCTGGAGCGTGCGGCCAAGATGAGCCCGACGCTCGGCGGCGGCTCGCTTACCGCTCTGCCAGTCATCGAGACCCAGGCCGGTGATGTGTCCGCGTACATTCCAACCAACGTCATCTCGATCACGGACGGACAGATTTTCCTCGAGACGGAGCTGTTCTACAAGGGTATCCGGCCGGCCATTAACGTCGGTCTGTCGGTGTCGCGTGTCGGTTCCGCTGCCCAGACCAAGGCCATGAAGCAGGTCGCCGGTTCGATGAAACTCGAGCTTGCCCA
Coding sequences within:
- the LOC131264331 gene encoding protein tamozhennic codes for the protein MAYTTNKIHDELWEQILENHWKYLESEESMQKIQLRRDLEELIENRLGKVSPKEKFFLNDTKYVFDSSVACLDGFTAYKASIGFEAVSQYANNLFVKPWRKEYKVIKMYSGFYQHEIASNLLNAEKLFQAMGYQLMTNRTLVLEGPICPDQVMNVARDAITAYVECQMMKRIYNEFTALRLSVDWIDIYNFRSFHAADVMQTVKQMAQLIQEKHHNKLHQAKLKGIFQRTVVH
- the LOC131264306 gene encoding ATP synthase subunit alpha, mitochondrial — its product is MSMISARLAASVARSLPRTASQVAKIAVPAVSVAARNLHVSTAKRGAEISSILEERILGSAPKADLEETGRVLSIGDGIARVYGLKNIQADEMVEFSSGLKGMALNLEPDNVGVVVFGNDKLIKEGDIVKRTGAIVDVPVGDEILGRVVDALGNAIDGKGEIKTGQRFRVGIKAPGIIPRVSVREPMQTGIKAVDSLVPIGRGQRELIIGDRQTGKTALAIDTIINQKRFNDGQDESKKLYCIYVAIGQKRSTVAQIVKRLTDSGAMGYTIIVSATASDAAPLQYLAPYSGCAMGEYFRDNGKHALIIYDDLSKQAVAYRQMSLLLRRPPGREAYPGDVFYLHSRLLERAAKMSPTLGGGSLTALPVIETQAGDVSAYIPTNVISITDGQIFLETELFYKGIRPAINVGLSVSRVGSAAQTKAMKQVAGSMKLELAQYREVAAFAQFGSDLDAATQQLLNRGVRLTELLKQGQYVPMAIEEQVAVIYCGVRGYLDKMDPSKITAFEKEFLAHVKTNEKALLQQIASEGKISDEADAKLKSVVTSFMSTFSA